One stretch of Roseimicrobium sp. ORNL1 DNA includes these proteins:
- a CDS encoding DUF420 domain-containing protein, producing the protein MELADLPTLNAILNFCATVLLVAGWYCIKTRKVAGHIAFMVLALLVSAAFLTSYLIYHYNVGSFPFQGKGWIRPVYFTILITHILMAVVNLPMIIMTVIPALGRKFDKHKRIARWALPVWLYVSVTGVLVYMMCYQWFY; encoded by the coding sequence ATGGAACTTGCGGATCTCCCCACGCTCAACGCCATTCTCAACTTCTGCGCCACCGTTCTGCTGGTGGCAGGATGGTATTGCATCAAGACCCGCAAGGTGGCTGGTCACATCGCCTTCATGGTGCTGGCGTTGCTGGTGTCGGCGGCCTTTCTCACCAGCTATCTCATCTATCACTACAATGTCGGCAGCTTCCCGTTCCAGGGAAAAGGCTGGATCCGTCCTGTCTATTTCACCATCCTGATCACGCACATCCTCATGGCGGTGGTGAACCTGCCCATGATCATCATGACGGTCATCCCGGCGCTGGGCCGCAAGTTTGACAAGCACAAGCGCATTGCCCGCTGGGCTCTGCCGGTGTGGCTCTACGTGTCCGTCACCGGCGTGCTGGTCTACATGATGTGCTACCAGTGGTTCTATTGA
- a CDS encoding COX15/CtaA family protein, with amino-acid sequence MTWTRFQRLALATFIAVEVLIFVGATVRASGSGLGCPDWPFCYGCWVPPTKAADIDFSKLNLEKFRKKAAQHGRDPSTITEESLRQEFDPVATWVEYLNRLTSVPVGLLSLGLFVASFGQMRQGRFGVGLAGVGAFILVLVNAWLGAKVVIGGLQPGHITLHMALAILLQCVLVYVAWAGTSRPWRLVAEERMTSGMRMLGLLLFILVVAEGVMGSQVRELTDSLAKSHAGELRSQWVGELEQSWVYLIHRSFSWLIVGCAVWWIWKAKSVLKRLGWLEWGVVAIVFAQMFLGLILAHVGIVRVVQVLHIGLSSLLVSGLFLWLLGASGRSRAGDEAGGIPLPTR; translated from the coding sequence ATGACTTGGACCCGCTTTCAACGCCTCGCACTCGCGACCTTCATCGCGGTGGAGGTGCTTATTTTTGTAGGCGCGACCGTCCGGGCGAGTGGTTCCGGGCTGGGCTGCCCTGACTGGCCCTTCTGCTATGGCTGCTGGGTGCCTCCGACGAAGGCCGCGGACATTGATTTCTCGAAGCTGAATCTGGAAAAGTTCCGGAAAAAGGCGGCGCAGCACGGGCGCGATCCCTCGACCATCACTGAGGAGAGCCTGCGTCAGGAGTTCGATCCTGTGGCCACCTGGGTGGAGTACCTGAACCGGCTCACCAGCGTACCAGTGGGCCTCTTGTCGCTAGGGCTGTTTGTGGCCTCGTTCGGCCAGATGAGGCAGGGGCGCTTCGGGGTTGGCCTCGCCGGGGTGGGTGCCTTTATCCTGGTGCTGGTGAATGCCTGGCTGGGTGCAAAGGTGGTGATAGGCGGATTGCAACCCGGGCATATCACGCTGCACATGGCGCTGGCCATCCTTTTGCAGTGTGTGCTGGTCTATGTGGCATGGGCCGGCACGTCGCGGCCCTGGCGATTGGTCGCGGAGGAACGGATGACCTCCGGCATGAGAATGCTCGGTCTGCTGCTGTTTATTCTGGTCGTGGCGGAGGGCGTGATGGGTTCCCAGGTTCGCGAGCTTACGGATTCCCTGGCGAAGAGTCATGCAGGCGAGCTCCGCTCCCAGTGGGTGGGGGAACTGGAGCAGAGCTGGGTGTACCTCATCCACCGGAGTTTCTCCTGGCTGATTGTCGGATGCGCGGTGTGGTGGATTTGGAAGGCGAAATCCGTGTTGAAACGTCTCGGGTGGCTGGAGTGGGGTGTGGTGGCGATTGTCTTTGCGCAGATGTTCCTCGGGTTGATCCTGGCGCACGTGGGCATCGTGCGGGTGGTGCAAGTGCTGCACATCGGCCTGTCATCGCTTTTGGTGAGCGGACTTTTCCTCTGGCTGCTGGGTGCTTCGGGCCGTAGTCGCGCCGGTGATGAAGCGGGTGGCATCCCGCTTCCGACGCGTTAA
- a CDS encoding SCO family protein — translation MSTPPPADRPRIHPLTIWIPIIAIVGGIVVAYSYLTKLSLEKRSPRLPVVSRLEKSIPLVERSGKEVELADLKGKVIVACWVYTHCPRGCAGVVGAMLGLHKEFENNPDVHFLSVSVDPDDTPQQLKTFADGLKLGGDNWWFVNGNKDTLRSYMTRYFQFTGVQDIPEKDRLSPADKYIHDMRVALVDKQGQVRKHYHVGSGDPELAQLSLDDLRRDINIVLKEKHESSGFLGAVLLSVIGICVLSLLFMAWKRPPGKPQSPESTPAP, via the coding sequence ATGAGCACGCCCCCCCCTGCAGATCGCCCTCGCATCCACCCTCTCACCATCTGGATACCCATCATCGCCATCGTGGGCGGTATCGTGGTGGCCTACAGCTACCTCACGAAGCTCAGCCTGGAGAAGCGCTCGCCCCGCCTGCCGGTGGTTTCGCGGTTGGAGAAGAGCATCCCGCTGGTGGAGCGCAGCGGCAAGGAGGTCGAGCTCGCCGACCTCAAGGGCAAGGTCATCGTGGCCTGCTGGGTGTACACGCACTGCCCGCGTGGTTGCGCCGGAGTGGTGGGTGCCATGCTGGGCCTGCACAAGGAATTCGAAAACAATCCGGATGTGCATTTCCTCTCCGTGAGCGTGGACCCGGACGATACTCCCCAGCAGCTCAAGACGTTTGCGGATGGTTTGAAGCTCGGTGGAGACAACTGGTGGTTTGTGAATGGGAACAAGGACACGCTCCGCAGCTACATGACGCGGTATTTCCAGTTCACCGGGGTGCAGGACATTCCTGAAAAGGACAGGCTGTCTCCCGCGGACAAGTACATTCATGACATGCGCGTGGCGCTCGTGGACAAGCAGGGCCAGGTGCGCAAGCACTACCACGTGGGCAGTGGCGATCCGGAACTGGCACAGTTGTCGCTCGACGACCTCCGCCGCGACATCAACATCGTGCTGAAAGAGAAGCATGAATCGAGTGGGTTCCTCGGTGCGGTTCTGCTCTCTGTCATCGGCATCTGTGTGCTCTCGCTGCTGTTCATGGCGTGGAAACGCCCCCCAGGAAAACCGCAGTCTCCCGAAAGCACTCCTGCTCCCTGA
- the cyoE gene encoding heme o synthase, giving the protein MTETETSTEAQVTTPPQGTMKDLMALTKFRLSALVIVTTFVGFWLNSHGPLNWWLLIHTLLGSTLAAFGAAVFNQLMEMDVDKLMKRTADRPLPSSRMQPGAAFAIGWILSAFAIIHLVKMVNLEAATLCAMTLAVYLFVYTPMKQQSAWNTIVGAVSGALPPLIGWAGAAGPPVEGDPYFRWQLVSSPGAIYLFLLLFLWQLPHFLAINWMYRDEYRKGGFVMWANDDETGAKTSRLAFLFSICTVAAAFLPALTGQTVVWFLPAACIINGALLWLAWKFLQTRDRATARKLFFYTLMHLPLLLGISMAFWKRP; this is encoded by the coding sequence ATGACAGAAACCGAAACCAGCACCGAGGCACAGGTAACGACACCGCCCCAAGGCACCATGAAGGACCTCATGGCGCTGACCAAGTTCCGTCTCAGCGCGTTGGTGATCGTCACGACCTTTGTCGGCTTCTGGCTGAACAGTCACGGCCCCCTGAACTGGTGGCTGCTGATTCACACGCTGCTGGGCAGCACGCTCGCGGCCTTTGGTGCGGCGGTCTTCAACCAGCTCATGGAGATGGATGTGGACAAGCTCATGAAGCGCACGGCGGACCGTCCGCTGCCCTCCAGCCGCATGCAGCCGGGGGCGGCCTTTGCCATTGGTTGGATCCTGAGCGCCTTTGCCATCATCCATCTCGTGAAGATGGTGAACCTTGAGGCCGCCACTCTCTGCGCGATGACGCTGGCCGTGTACCTCTTCGTCTACACGCCGATGAAGCAACAGTCGGCGTGGAATACCATTGTGGGTGCCGTCTCCGGTGCACTGCCTCCGCTGATTGGCTGGGCTGGCGCGGCAGGGCCACCGGTGGAAGGGGACCCGTACTTCCGCTGGCAGCTCGTCAGCTCCCCCGGAGCCATCTATCTTTTCCTCCTGCTGTTCCTCTGGCAGCTCCCGCACTTCCTCGCCATCAACTGGATGTACCGTGATGAGTACCGCAAGGGCGGCTTCGTCATGTGGGCCAATGATGACGAGACGGGTGCGAAGACCTCCCGGCTCGCATTCCTCTTTTCCATCTGCACGGTAGCGGCGGCGTTCCTACCTGCGCTCACGGGGCAGACCGTCGTCTGGTTCCTCCCTGCGGCGTGTATCATCAATGGAGCGCTCCTCTGGCTGGCGTGGAAATTCCTCCAGACACGGGATCGGGCCACGGCTCGGAAGCTGTTCTTTTATACCCTGATGCACCTGCCCCTGTTGCTCGGGATTAGCATGGCATTCTGGAAGCGCCCCTGA